Part of the Zea mays cultivar B73 chromosome 4, Zm-B73-REFERENCE-NAM-5.0, whole genome shotgun sequence genome is shown below.
TCCAAAGACAAACAcgattttttttctaaaaaaaggTCAAATTGGAAAAAAAAATCGGGCGATTTGGCAGGATGGGTGAGGAAACTAGTGTGATTTTTTAGCTTTGCTTACCGTCTTGTAGGTGGATCTGCTGCTCTGTGCTCTCCAGACGTATCTTCAGGTCGCCGTTCTCAACAGTCAGCCCAGCCGTGTCTCTCTGCTCGTGTTAGCAGATAGGAAAGAGGAACGATTAACTAACTATAGCAATAAGAAATTAACATTAACTACAGAATGCCTATCTCATGTGAGCAAGATCAAAAAATGGAAGTTTACATGACAACGCCATCAGAGAAGAAGCGTTCGCACCTGTAGCAATGCCAGCTGGGTTGCCAGTGCTGTGGCTTCTCTCTGCATGAACTGCACCTTCCGCTCAAGCTCAGCAATGTACCTCATCTTCCTTTCTTTTGATCTTGCCGCCGACTGTCTATTATTTATAATCCTATCACATGATTCACCAACCGATAATGAGAATAGACAAACAAGCGTTTCTCGAACAGAAGGACTAAATTAGTTTTTTTTAGAAAAAGGTTTGGATTCCACCAATGCTGAGTTCTTCTGAATGATCTCATTGCCCTTGCTGCTTTATTTCTGATTGTGTAGGATTCTCTCGTCAAGGAAGAAAAAACAATTTTCCAATGCACATGAATAGTTGTTTTCAATGCGCTCCTATTTAATGACAGTTTTCCAAGTATATTCCACCGTTTCAACAATTCCATTTTAAAAGTTAAGTTGCATCGATATATCACAACAGAGACGACAAAAATTAGGTACAAACTTCAATTTATTTTAAATTACATAAGAAATACGATTCTTCTTCTCGAGAAGAAGAAAGGACGAATGCAAATACTGTCTGCATATATGTAGAAAGTGCAGGAATAATGCAATATACAAGTTCCTTTGGACTATAACCAGTTCTGAAAAGGAGTTCTGATAAGTCATCGCGGTTAGGTTTGTCTCATGACAAAAAATCACTAATAGCAAAATACAGAATGACACACCAGGACAGGATCATCCATTAACAAAGAACATGCCACTATACTATCCAGTATCTACTGCAACATGATCCAAAAACAaactctaagggctagtttgagagCAAAGGCAATGGAGTGGATTGAGTGAGATAGAATCCCTCACGGTAATAGATTGAATAGTGAGAGAGGTTATCCCACTCAGTCCTAAGCTTTATACACGCTCTACTGTTTACTGGCATTAAAGATTCAGCATATATATAAAAAACAAAATGCTCTACAAAAGAGATCCACAAAAATGGTACCTCTTTGCTTTCTTTGGATCGATTAGGGCAAGCTCGGCAAGATTTGCGGCAGACATCGCCTTCTTCGCCTCTGCCGGCGACACCCCCTCCGTCACCGTTGTCCCAAACAGATGCTCTGCGTCGATGGAGCTCGAGGCGTCCATCGAGTGCCGGTTGTGATGATGCATCTGCCCCTGCGCTGCCCCAGACGCCGCCGCAGACGTCTCCGTTGCCTCTCCCGGACCGCCGGCCATGGCGCACGATGGCTCCGACTCCGACGCCCCGCACCGCGAGTTCAGCTTATCCACGTCGAGGAACATGGAGAAGAGCTCCTCCTCGTTCTCGTCCGACAGCGCGGGCGCGTCGCCGGCGCCGGGGCCGCCGAGGTCCAGGTCGTCGGGGAGGCCGATGATCTCTGAGAGCGCGCGCCGGTGGCCGGGCTTGCGTAGGGGGGTGTCCGGCATGCTGCTGATGTCCAACTCCGTATGAGGAGTCGGCGAAGGCGCCACCGCGTCCAACGAGGATTGCATCTCCGGACCATTGccggagccgccgccgccgcctcctgcatcgccgccgccgtcgcctgcGATTGGTGTCTTATCCATGTTCATGTTATTGCCAGCAAGAATCTCAAAGGAAACGCCTGCACAGAAGATGAGGAGGATGTAGAACATAAATTCTCGATAAGGAGATGACAATTTGACGTAAAAAACGGGATCCGAAGGATCCAAAAAATATATGATGAGATCTGAATTTGCTTCTGATGAAAAGCTGGAGCCATGCAAAGAAGAGCATATGACCTGTGATTTCAGTATCCAGACCAAAACAGAAGAGAACGATGATCGGAAAGaacctttttttcttttcttcctgGCCTTTTTTTTGTCAGCAGACTTGAGAGTTGGAGATTCATGTAACACAACTTTGGATGAGGATGGAGCATGCAGAACCTGGAGACTCGGAAGATTTATATAGGACATTTTGTAAAATAAATTTGATGTAGAGTGTGGATCGCGTGTGTGTGAAACTGTGAAATGGAAACAAGAAAAATCGAGGAATTTTATCAACCATAACAAAAAAAAAACACATTTTGTCATAACAAAAAGGATAAAAGTTAAAATACATTTCAGTTACTGTAGTAACACATTTCTTTAAAAATAGGTTTTAAGCAATATCTTACATTGCAGGGATAGAATATCGATTGATTTCATTCCTCACATTACAATGCATGATGGatgtatgtaaaaaatgatcattTGGGTCGCATCTCCATTTATATAAATCAGTTTCTTAAAAATGGAGTGGTTCCAAACAGGCTAGACGACGATATTTttttcttagaaatgataatgaaaaactGATCAAGCACTTCCAAAAGTGTGAAACAACGTTGTGTAGTATTTGATTTTTTTTACCTTGATAGATTTTTTTATTCGTACCAAATCAATGCACAGGGCCACTTGTTTTGCAGTTACTATATCCAAATCAATACTTAATTATTGTCCTAAAAATCAAACTTATTTATTCTAATGCAATTATGAATTTACAACAGGACAACCGTTGACCATGTGTGGTAATGCTAATCTTGCAATCTATTTTTTTTCCGAGAAAAACATATTACAGCTACAAACGTAAGACGATCATGATTAACCGTACTCACTCTTACGAATACATAAACATGTTTGATAGATCTTGAAACTATTATAGACCTCATGAATGTATGATTCACATAATATTTTTTAACTACAGCCATTTGTGCGATTTCAAAGAATCCAGAGCAGACAGCTTCCACAGTTGCACTACAAGTGACCTAACCAACTAAAATGTGTAGCTCACAATCTTGCATCATGTATTATATCTTCGCATATTTATATCTATGTAAACTCTCATTGCACCCGATGGTTTTTCTCCTTATGTGCAAAGTCTAGAACGCTTTTGCTCATCATTCCTTCTTTACTAAATGAGTATTGGTATATTTACACATTAATTAGCATACATCTAGCACACTTAAGTCTTCAAGATTCAATCATCAattctgtaaggaaaatggactccGAGCCATTTGACTAAGTGATtttagtgtttgatgatcaacataactagTGGACTAATGGTTCTACAAAATTTTGTTTTTTGTGTTCACAGGATGCGAGTGGATTGGATTGAGactatgaggatgcaacacctcatagAAGACTTATAAAGACTCAACACAAGTCTAAGCACACAAGACCAAAGAGCCCCAGAAACGAAGGTTGAAGAATAATCAAGTGGGTTGTCGGCTATGGTGCACTGGACCAGTCCGGTAGCGCATCGGACTGGTTACGCAGAGAGCTCTGCAATCGGTCTCTGGCCAGCCAGCTATCCGGACCAgtgcggtggtgcaccggactacggTCCAACGACTCATTGCCAACGATCATCTGACCTGGCATGCACCGGACCGCTACATTGTAGCAGGGTCTATGTCAGAAGCGGCAACGACTAGCTGATGTGAAGGGTCCAAACaggcagtccggtgtgcaccggaccggtTCGGTGCGACACAGAATCTACAACTTTCCTCCAACAGCTAGTTTTAGATGGGGCTCTATCCTCTAGCAGGCCATATGAAGGTGTGGAGACCAAGATACATTGCTATAGTGTTGAAACACATCTCCATTGCTCCAAATCACACAAGTTCTTAGAGAATCAttcgatgattagcgtaggtgtgTTTACAAAGTGCTTAGTTTAGTTAGACCGCTATTGTGCTTGCTCTATATTTGTTACTAACCGTGTGAGTGAGGTTAGACAACTCagaaacccctcggctcttgtgtgagccATTGTAATATTGTACTGTCGATGTTTCGAACTCGCTCctacaagtaaatttattgtgcaTGTTCCAGTCTCCGGAGGGTGTGCGTGGTGGGTGCAGAACGACCCTACttcttgtaacaccctaaatttggggtataaaatttcttctctaatattcaccaaatttcGGTGTTATCttccctttcccttttcttttcacTCTATTCTGTCTCTTTCAAAGTAGTAGAAGGAGTTATCTTGATGTCATGTATTAATAAAACCCTAAAAGAGttttgattgttgcatcatgctagaGCATATACTTACTTTTGTATTGATGAGTGATCTTGTGAAGCGTGCATTCAAATAGGAATTCGAATTGAAATAACAGAAAGAAGAAAAAATAGAAACAAGGGCCTTGGCCCCATCCCCTCAGTCTCACGGCCTCCTCCCTGCCTTGGGCGGCCTAGAGTCCTAGTAGCCTAGCCCACGTCACCGGTGGCCTGCATCGCCCGCACTCCTGGCCCAGGACCCCAACCCCTTGCACGGCCCATCCCGCGTCTAGCCCATGCCCCCTCGAATCGCCAACGGCCCAGTCGCCGCACCCCAACTGCCCGCTCGCTCACTAGCGCGGGCGAGCGCGTGCCGCACCGCTGGCTAGCAAGAGCCGCTATTAGGCTACCCGCTCGCAACCACCCGCCCGCGTGCGCTGGCGCGTTGTGCACAAGTCTCGCCGCCTCCAACGCCCAGCTTGGTTTCTTCTCCAACTATCCGCACGTACCCCGCGCCCACGTTGCCAAAACCCCTCCCACGCTCGTAGACTCTCGCACCCTTCCTCTCACGCTCCGCTCTCGCCCGAAAAGCGTCGTCGCCACCGTCCACACCGAAGTTATCCCTGCCCCACGCCTACGCAGCGCCACCGCTTGCTGCGTCAACCTCACCCGCGCGCTTGCTGGAACACCACCGAGTCGCGCCCTCATCTGGAGTTGCCCCGCCTGCACCGGCCTAGTCCATCGTCGTACGTCGTTGCCGCACAGATATTCGTCtaccccccctcccctttcctctctctctctctctatgtgTGTGTGTGTTCCACAGGGCACATGGCCATGGACAGCCATGGTGGCCTCATTGCGTGCTCAACCAGCCCTAGCGCGCGGTCGTGtcccgctgaaagggaaatagggtttaaccttttcctacaaataattttggtggttaaatgcccaacacaaataattggactaactagtttgctctagatcatattccacaggtgcataaaggttcaacacaaaccaataaaaagatcaaagttagggttcaaaagaaaggagcaaaagaaaccgaagagaaccctggtctggcgcaccggactgtccggtgtgccagggccgtacgacttcaaactcttcaccttcgggtttctgatggcgcgctccgctataattcactggattgtccggtgtgccaccagactttctggtgcaccagcagagcaacggctctcagcgcaacggtcgactgcaatggacacctgcaaagtgctacagtgcgcggatagttcgcgcagagtcagagcagccgctagaggcgcaccggacagtgcacagtacctgtccggtgcggcaccggactgttgtgaatcatctaggccccttggtgatgttttggtaattaataacAACTTCTTGTGGGCTAATGATTCTTggtgaaataagaatgcagggttggaccacatagaacaggaaatattGTAgattcatacgcattggttgtggatcaagtgaaggcaaaggtataacataggtttcgtTTTTTgctggtcttgaggagtttagagaagatacttgaccggattagtaggctagatagtcgtactattaagaggggtcaatgactttgatctgtgtaaaacttagtgcctcatagagcatctaggggttgcatttgcatgaggactaacagcgcttcaaattTCACGAGTTAAATATtctttcaaaagcttgtttgaaaagtgcaaagtcttggatgcgcggaccgtccgggtcttgagggcggaccgtccgcgatccaccagaggggtccgaagtctgaccacttcAGACCTATGTGGTtcctttgcactgcggaccgtccgggccttagggccggaccgtccgcagtcctgaccagagaaggctgctttcgggacagtccctgaattatagtgcggaccgtcTGGCTTTGATGAGCGGACAGTCCGGAAGTGCCAAATAtggtttggacagggactgtgtgatttttacgatttgtactacggactgtccggaggacaagtccggacagtactatctcaggtctcggaccgtccggccttgtaggcGGACGATCCGCCCGTGTTAACTGTTTTTGGTCAGAGGTCCGGGTGCTTcaagttgccaggtcgcggatGGTCCGGCCATGGTGGGCAGACTGTCCGGACCTACCTTTTCTGACaactctgacagatttcaaacaggaattatagccgttatgcgtacggcggaccgtccggccctagggcgcggaccgtccgcgtgtgcgtagAACTGGTGCTTTTTACTCATAACGGTTGGAATTtggtgggggactataaatagaagggtagctcgtgtgtgagacctctcttggctattccttgcacacattgagctcatttgtgatcctctaactcactctctcacactctttgcttgagattgcattctagtgagagattgagggttcctagtgcatttgcatccttcggtgattcttgaggcactaggtggtacaccgagcaagcgtcatcggcttgttactcttggaggttgccgcctcctagacggctcgggtgattgtctccgtcgagctctccaagaagattgtggaagagtcgcggtgttgattgtgaggggttcgcgcctacctcgccggagcggcaaaggtgacattagtggaatcgaggtattgagcgatttcttgtccacttggctcaaagatcaagccgtgtcttgatagaggagcaagtgagagcttgaagtccacctcaacgtggattaggggtgatcggcaaatcaccgataccacgggataaaattcggtgtctttactttcttgcattacttattgtcgtGCAAGTGTTTAGTGTTTTACATATTGTTCCTAAAGTATTCAATCaccttagttgattctcatagattgtttacttgttatcactaaagaatttattcctcttgttatattgattaaatttacctagtgttttttattttagtcaaaaccgtctattcaccccccccctctagccggtgtcctagatcctacaagtggtatcaaagccaaggactccattgtttgtggatctaatcatcccggagtgggacaaaatggctagtaacaacaatgtgcacattgggaagccaccgcattttgatgggaataactatgactattggaaaataagaatgtcaatgcatcttagagcaatgggtggaaaaatttgcccaattgtcagggatggatttgttgtgttgaaagaagatgaaccatccgttagtgacaaTGAGAATATCCTTACAAattatcaagccatgaatgtcttctatgatgctcttgatataaatgagttcaattgcatcaagaatctcacaaccgctcatgagatttggattaagctaatggaaattcatgaaggaactacaattgtgaagagtgccaaactatatgtgtgcaaagggaagtttgagaaatgttggggacttgttctcaaatgctatgaatcaagaacaaggcaacataaaatgttaaatatcaaagcccttcgtccttcgaaacattatttcccctcgaatataatgaatttcggacgaaggttatgaaggacataccttcataatcataataaaagatgagAGAGATTCATACACAAAACACAGAAAATAGCATgatcactttaaacattattattaatttatttttatttatattactTGTATAAACAAtagcaaattacaaatgtaccttcggcttgaaggaaggtaagggtacaagcgtgacactaaagcgaatgccaagtcagcgtgaacagtacgagagaactgttcatctatttataggcacgggacacagcccgtgtaaaattacattaatgccctttacatttatcaataactctatagtaattcttcgaggtctaattttgcttttcatctttaagtcggttcccctttcctgCTGCCATGccaaagcttttctgcgcatagcttcgtgattattttaaccttcgtcatgatcgccttcgcatcccactcaagcttcgtcttgacccatACCCTTGTATACCCATAACCCGattccaaagatacctgttcacatatttcacttggaaaatattgtcaaattatgtttttgaggaccttcggaagccgaaggcccccaacaagcaatttattatgaaagaagatgagagtgtatccgatatgttcaatcgcttaaatgagatagtgaatgaactcaagggacttggttttaatgtaccggatgtggatttcactcacaagttccttagatcacttccggagaaatatgagaccattgtgacaatgttagtaaggagtgatctatctacaacttctccaatcgaagtattgggagaaattcttactcaagatatatttaagaagtctcaagccaatgctttaagtttggcaaagaaagtgaaaAATGAATCGATTGCTCTCAAAgctaaggcctcaaaggcaattgaaaaataagatagtaatgatgaagaaaatgaaagtgagagtgatggtgatatggctctatttgtaaggaaattcaataaattcatgaagatgaagagaggtcaacctagaagaggtcaaacatcaagaagaaatgctttcaatgatagaaagtgttttgagtgtggggaacccggtcacattgccatgaattgcccaagcaagaagaagaagggcaaagatgaaagtgacaagaagaaaaagaaattctacaacaagaagaaagatggcaaagcctacctagttgaatgggactcggatgatagctcggatgatgatgatgatgatgacacctcatccaagcttaatgccggaattgccatcaaggaagctccctcactcttctcatccccccattgtctcatggcaaagggagatgctaaggtaaaaatcatcaccgatttaaatgatataaatgatgatgatgatgatgttgatgatgatggctattcatatgatgatcttgttagaatgttgggtgaggccgatgactacatgcacaaagaaaaagaaaaaattaagaccttgaaggaattgtataaaaacctccaagtgtcttttgaggagctcaagacctctcacaatgacctaaaagaaaattgtgagaagcttgcggatgctcaaaaatcgtctattgtgcatgaagttgtggtggtcactaaggatgttggagtcacttgtgacttacttgatagtcttacaagtgaaccactacctactaactctatttgtgataaatgcaaaatttctctcaatgataatattgctcttgatgaatcaaaaattattgttgagaatgaagtgttagtagatagagtaaatactctaactcataACCTAGAAAAGGCTTATGGTGtaaaggctaaattggatttcatattgggaagtcaacggtgctcacttaaccatgaaggtcttggatatgttcccaagaaaggaaagaatgcttttataaagcaaaagacattgtttgtgaaagaatgtgacaaagtgtgtcacaagtgtcacaagaagggacatgttaagaaaaattgtcctaagctcaaaaatgtatcctccacttgttttgagcattgttatgttctttctcataatgcaaaaggtgttcatgctaaatttgttggtacttcaattattggaaacaaaaagaaagctatttgggtgccaaagaccttggtcactaacatccaaggagccaagcaagtttgggtacctaaaagagattgatttccttttgtaggtgaactataaggcgggagggaatcattgggtgttagatagtggatgcactcaacacatgacaggggatatgaaaatgttcacccaaatgagtgaggaagattgctcaaattatgatagtatcacatttggagacaatcgcaaaggaaaggttaaatgtttgggtaaaattgctatttcaaatgatcattccatatcaaatgtgctcttggttgagtctttgaattttaatttactatctgtagctcaattatgtgatctaggatttagttgcaatttcacggttgaagatgttattatctctagtgttgatggtaacaatcttaagtttaaaggttttagacatgaaaatctttatcttgttgatttctcatctaatgaggcaaagctcacaacttgcttattctcgagagcttcactaggttggttatggcatagaagacttggtcatgttggaatgaagcaacttaatcggttaaccaagcatgacttagttcgtggcttaaaagatgtgaagtttgagaagaacaaattgtgtagctcttgtcaagccgggaagcaagtggcaaatactcatccaaataaaagtcaaatgtccactcatcgacctttggaattacttcacatggatttatttgggcccacatcttttgtgagtattggtggtaattcttattgtcttgtgattgtggatgattattcaagatttacttgggtttattttcttcgagataaatctaatgtgtttgaaacattcaagtcatttgctatattggctcaaaatcaatttgattttgatatcaagaaagttagaagtgataatgggtcggaattcaaaaatgcaagaattgatgaatattgtgatgacaagggtattaaacatgaattctcttccaaatataccccggaacaaaatggtattgttgaaagaaagaataggactctcattgatatggctaggtctatgttagcggaatataatatatcagattcttattgggccgaggcaataaacaccgcttgtcattcatcaaatagactacattgtcacaagcttttgaagaaaactccatatgaattgctcattggtagaaaaccaaatatctcatattttagggtattcggttgcaaatgttatattttgagaaagggaagccggctttctaaatttgagaagaaatgtgatgagggtttttttcttggatattcatcgaatagtaaggcttatagagtcttcaacaaaactcatggtattattgaagaagcatatgctgttgagtttgatgaaacaaatgggtctcaagatgagagtgataatattgatgatgttggtggaactcaattgataaatgcaataaaaacaatggccattggtgaaataaagccaaaggaagatgatgattaaaatagtgtggttgtcattcattcatcttcaactctaaatgaagaagatcaccaaagccaacaaaatgatgaaactatggatactcatgatcaaggtacttcaagacattcggttcctcttaatgcttcaactagcaattatcaaacggtatcaagaattcatcattctattgtgaaggatcacccggttgatcaaattgtaggtaatattagtaagggtgttcaaactcgctctcgcatagcttcattttgtgaacatttctcttttgtatcttgtatggaacctaaccgtgtagatgaagctctacttgatgttgattgggtgaatgcaatgcatgaagaattaaataacttcactcgaaatgaagtttgggagcttgttgagagaccaaagaaccacaatgttattggtacaaaatgggtgtttcgcaacaagcacaatgaagatggtgtagtagtaagaaacaaggcaagattagtggcacaaggatatactcaaattgagggattggactttggggagacatttactctcgtggcaagattagaagcaatccggattcttcttgcttatgcttgtgcacataatatcaagctctaccaaatggatgtaaagagtgcttttctaaatggtaagattagtgaactagtgtatgttgaacaacctcccggttttgaggaccccaaaagacctaaccatgtgttcaagctttctaaagctctctatgggcttaagcaagctccacgcgcttggtatgaaaggcttagggatttcttgctttccaaagactttaaaattgagaaggttgacactactctattcactaaaagaattgggaaagacttatttgtttgtcaaatctatgttgatgatattatttttggatctactaatgaattattttgtgtggaatttggaaaaatgatgtcaaaagaatttgaaatgtctatgataggagaactgagcttctttcttggtcttcaaatcaaacaattgaaagatgaaatttttataagtcagtcaaaatatttgaaggacatgctcaagaagttcggtttagaaaatgcaaagcctatcaagactccaatggcaacaaatggtcatctagacttagatgaaggaggtactatggttgatcaaaaactttatcgttcaataattggtagtttgctttatattaccgcatctaggcccgatgttatgtttagtgtgtgcatgtgtgctcgatttcaagcttcacctagagagattcacttgaaggccgcaaaaagaattctaagatatttgaagtatactcccaatattggtctatggtatcccaaaggtgctcaatttgaattaattggatattcgaactcggactatgcggggtgtaaagttgatagaaaaagcacctccggttgttgtcaatttcttggtagatctcttatttcatggtcttctaaaaaacaaaattcggttgctctctctaccgccgaggcggaatatatatcggtcggaaattgttgtgctcaattattatggatgaaacaaactctattggattatgggattatttttaagaatgtgcctctcatgtgtgataatgagagtgcggtaaaattggctacaaatccggtccaacactcaagaactaagcatattgatatacaacatcacttcttaagggatcatgttggaaagggagatatctctatttattccattggtacggatgatcaattagccgacatttttacaaagccattggatgaaacgagattttgttctctaagaagtgaaatgaatgtgatcgatctctcaatGGCTTGAAGTTGATCGCACATGTGTAGTATTGCATTTCGGTTCTCAATATGCTCTCTACGCTATTTACTTGGTATTTTTGATGCATTTTTCATCTTAAATTGATCTAAGTAGTTTGATATGAAAAAATTGCATCACTCAATTACATaatgtgtatatgcatgcatactaacccttggattggtcga
Proteins encoded:
- the LOC103654423 gene encoding transcription factor RF2a isoform X2 yields the protein MNMDKTPIAGDGGGDAGGGGGGSGNGPEMQSSLDAVAPSPTPHTELDISSMPDTPLRKPGHRRALSEIIGLPDDLDLGGPGAGDAPALSDENEEELFSMFLDVDKLNSRCGASESEPSCAMAGGPGEATETSAAASGAAQGQMHHHNRHSMDASSSIDAEHLFGTTVTEGVSPAEAKKAMSAANLAELALIDPKKAKRIINNRQSAARSKERKMRYIAELERKVQFMQREATALATQLALLQRDTAGLTVENGDLKIRLESTEQQIHLQDALNGALKSEMQRLKMATGQAGNQMMNFAEPPHTFGGANQQVFHHPGQAVPPFLVAMQQQQQLLLPHMNQPLHPLQSQQLHQAATLSIDMEGLPAAPPGQWQWGGDTWSESSSS
- the LOC103654423 gene encoding transcription factor RF2a isoform X1, coding for MFYILLIFCAGVSFEILAGNNMNMDKTPIAGDGGGDAGGGGGGSGNGPEMQSSLDAVAPSPTPHTELDISSMPDTPLRKPGHRRALSEIIGLPDDLDLGGPGAGDAPALSDENEEELFSMFLDVDKLNSRCGASESEPSCAMAGGPGEATETSAAASGAAQGQMHHHNRHSMDASSSIDAEHLFGTTVTEGVSPAEAKKAMSAANLAELALIDPKKAKRIINNRQSAARSKERKMRYIAELERKVQFMQREATALATQLALLQRDTAGLTVENGDLKIRLESTEQQIHLQDALNGALKSEMQRLKMATGQAGNQMMNFAEPPHTFGGANQQVFHHPGQAVPPFLVAMQQQQQLLLPHMNQPLHPLQSQQLHQAATLSIDMEGLPAAPPGQWQWGGDTWSESSSS